A stretch of DNA from Pecten maximus unplaced genomic scaffold, xPecMax1.1, whole genome shotgun sequence:
TCGGTCTCTCGCTGTTATTTGCTTACGTACGTAGGGCTAAAAACTAGAACGTTCCGAAAGGTCATAATATATAACGCTATCAACGGAAGTATGTAAATACCCTTAGTGAATGTACATGTAAGGTCGTACACACAGTAAACAGCGAACTAGGACAACCATATATCGGGTCACACCACAGGGACAAAAATGGCGTCCGGGTTGTCGCCTCGTCTGCTATCGCTTCTAAAGTTTAGGCTTGCTGTCACTGTTTCAGCATCCATATTTTTCATCATTGGAGGATATTACAAGTTTCCGTTTGCCCTCCCAGTTATGACTTCCACTTCTGAAAAACTGATCTTCACGATGCGATGTCAACTGTTTGGGGCCTTAACATTGTTTATGGGTATTCATGGTGTCGGAGGAGTTCGGGCAAAGTCGGACGCCGCGAGTGACCCAATCAGAGGGAATGGTGAACATCTCGTCTATGTACCGAAGAGAATTCTACAAAATACTGTAGAACAGTTCGTCTTCCATTTCATCGGTCAGCTCGTCTTATGTACCTATCTGTCATCGGAGGCGATGAAAATCATCCCCGTTCTCGTCGCCCTATTTGTCATCGCCAGAATTGTTTACCAGATCACCTACAAGATAGATGCCATGTTGCGGATATATGGATTTATGAGTACGTTTGTTCCCACTGTTGGGGTTTATGCTTACTGCTTGTATTGCTTCCTCACACAGTAGTACAGATTGTACTTTAATTCTGACAATCTGACGAGGAGATTAAGTGTGATGTTGTGTATGATTGGACCAAAGAGCATAGTATCAGCTGTCTGAGTACACTGACATTGATACAAGAAGGAAAAGACAAAGAGGAAATCCGTCAAACTTCAAACTTCCAAACTTTGTTTCATTTCTCTTCACAAAATTTGATGCacagagaaaaatatttttacaacgAAGCAAATTTGATACATGTGGAGGACAGATGAGGAGACTTTTcgaaaaataatttataaatttcaTGATGTTTATGTGTTTTTAGATCATCCAGAAATCGACGATAACTAAGATGTTATTTACGAGATAATGGTATAATTAATACGAAGCTGAGTGCAATTTATATAGCATTGAATTAATAGGGAGGTATCTTTGTTACGAATACTTTATAACGTTAATTGAGAGAACATCCAGAAATTGAAGATATTCATTTTACACCGTTTTCAAAGATAACGATAAGGTCGTTGTATTTACGTTATAATTTATACGAAGCTGTGTACAATTTATATGGCATGGAGTTAAAAGGGCagtatatttgtttgttatgtctACTTAATAACGTTACTAGTGTGCATACGGCTGGTCAGGAACGCCATCTGGATACGCCCCAACGGTCCATCATGGAACAGGGACGAGGGGGCCACAGATCTAGACTCTCGCACATCTATGACCACGTGTTAAACAAAGCGTGGTTGATTCGactacagtatatcataccaTCTACCAAATTGTACACTTTAtcattcaattttatttttaccatctcgTCACACTGTTTTCCAACTTAGTGTCCTAGGGATCATGATTGACGAAACATCTTAAAAAGTCGATCGGGTCTATTACCATCTCtgacactatatatatgtcGGTGCTAGTTAGTACGCTTCACATTGgacattagtctgatgaaggtgacagtacTAGTGTATtcatcgaaacgtcacactcttaTATATATCAATGCTAGAAGCGTCCGTTTGAAGAATATGtcattttaatcaaattatgTGTGTCAAATATGACGGgaaaaatgtaatttatatataattatgtatgttaCGATATTTAAAATTTAGATATGCCTAGTGTTGAGAATTaactttatagtatatatataaataaaaaaatattgaacacATGCCTCTCTAACTTCTATTTTATTGTCCAAACTGtacataaaacaacatacatgtaccatactgaaatttgatttgttttgtttaacttcttattaacagccagggacatttaAAGCTGACATCGCAAGTTTAAAAGATTTcgctttgaaataaaaaaaaatataatttttgaaatgGTTTGGAGATGTTccctgtgataaatatatatcttccggtcaccgTTTCCAAGGAAGTGGCCGACATGTTAGTTGGAAGTCTGCTTAGATACAAGACTGGGGACCAGTGCCTATACAAACGCGATACCCGTCAAACCGGTTTCCATTGGGTCCcaggctcggttataaccggaacaaggacgttaagcgccaccaatcaatcaatcaatcaatcaatcaatcaatcaaccGGTTTCCATTGTAACATTGAACGCTTGACGTGCAACTATGTGAGCTGAGTATCGTAAACACGTGTACAGTTTGTACGTGACCCGACAACCctcttttgaaaataaagaatGGACTCACCTGATAACGTGACAGTGGTGTGAAGATGGTCAGCACTTATCAGCTAACATATCaaattatgtacaaaataaaataaaaggcAAAATAACTAAAATCTTTCCTCTGCATTTCACGTGGCCATGTTGGTTTCTATTCGGAAGTTGAGTGAGGTGTTACGAATGTCATATACTCGCACGTATGAAATGTACGTGctagatatatacctgtatactattCTGCGTTGGAAAGATATTTTACACCTGGAAATGTTTATAGCCTACAACACAGGAATTTATTGCACCCCTGTAGAAACCAAGGTAAggtttacattattttaaatgtGTTGATACATTGGTTTCACTATTAaagtaacaggagaggagaaaatgtagcggcctgaccggggttcgaacccgggacctccgaacactagtgGGGTaatctaccaattgagctacctggtcaccgatgatcgacccagtccagcCCCGCTACATTCATAGAGTACGTACATGTGTgaaaatgatttgtttgattatttgttgataatatttacactcatttattatttttactttttcaaATTCCGTGTCCATGATCTCTGCTATttagaagaaaacaaaaaatgcaGGAGTGAGTTAGTTTCGTAACGTCTTTTGATATTGTAGAGATATTGTTGTGACGCAATGTGCTAGCATTGCCATAATGATAATCGGACTCGCGTGCACGCGCGCTTTTAAATGCACAGATCCCAGGCCTATTATCCAAGCAGACCTCAACTAAAACGTCTACCACTTCCTTGGAAACGGTACCGGACTATCTATATTTATCCTAGGGAACATCTCCAAAATTagattttttcttatttcatagCGAAAGCCTTTTAACTTGCGTTGTCAGctttaaggacgtgtcaggttttggaggtggaggaaagcagagtacccggagaaaaaccaccggcctacggtcagtacctggcaactgctcagtacctgacaactgccccacgtgggtttcgaactcgcaaccaagaggtggagggctagtgataaagtgtcgggacaccttaaccactaggCCACCGGAGCCCTCCATACTGAAAATTCTAACTAAGTTTGAAGTGATTTTATAGGGCATTAGACAAATAATGctgaaaaatgtgatttccttatctaaaagtttgtttaacgtcctattaacagcaaaggtcatttaaggacggcctcccgtgcgtgcgacatgcatgcgtgtgttgagtgcgtatgtgtgttttggaggctgccgtatgtttgtgtgaagtctccttatgataggccggaacttttgccgatttatagtgctacctcaccgaagatacccagcaggacaccccacccggtcacattatactgacaacaggtgaaccagtcgccccactccttatatgctgagcgctaagcaggagtagcaactaccatttttaaagactctgttatgtctcggccaggggacagaacgcaaagccttcctcacaggggcgaatgctcaactaaaggccaaaagcgTGACAACCGCTATACAGTATAGGACCGACTTACAGCATAACTCCTGCCATAGTGAAAAAGGACAGACAAAACGTCATAATTATTGACTTTGCCTAAGCTTTTGACAAAGTTCACCACAAACGACCACAGCACGAACTCAAATACTACGGTCCAACAGGGAACACACGTGCATGGATTACTGACCTTCTTTGATTACTCTACCAAACTTCTGGAGTCCCCCAGGGAACCTGTTTTGGCCCCGTCCTCTTCCCCATCTACATCAATTACTTGCACGAATACATGCAATACAGTTCACTGAGACTTCTTTACAGATGACAATAACATGTACAAGACTATAAAGGACAAGGACGACACACTAAAACTACAACATGACCTTGACCCCGCAGGACAATTGGAGACAGACTGGCTGATAAAAGTTTATCCTGACAAATGTAACGTAGTCAACACTACACGGAAACGTAgcaaaatacaataaaatgacTAGCcggagttttctctggccctgacaccatgtctggtgttggGCCAGAGCGCACTAATATATGAAAACGGAAAATTCTCCGACActggtgtcgctaagattttggtgaaGACAAAATAAATATGGCATGACAGAATACCTGCCTTACATACATGgataaaaagataatttattATCCAAAAACACTTATTTCTATTTCAATATTGATGGTTTATTTTGTCCTTCTAGCCCCAACCTTTCTCAGCTCAAATTTGTACACTGTTGACTCGCCATTTTGTAACCGGAACGAAAGTGGACCAAAAAGACCATACATATTATTTATTCTGTTTTACTTCTTAGATTGTCGAAATCAAGAAAAGTCAGCATACTATTTCCcaaaatgtgttatatttaatgctaaaatacatatttttacataCTATAACCGGcatactatatagatatacatgttgTATCTCTTTTCGCCCCTTAGTGCCTAGGTTGATTAGGTCGACCGCGAACTGCATAGTTTGCAATATGGCGTCGACTCAAGCGTGACATTTTGACCATCGTAAGGCGAGGATATATACGGACGGAAAAGAAGAAAATCGTTTCGGGACTatatgggtgttttggggtaaataaatatctacattGCATTTATAAAACATTCCTACTCACATATTCATTCTTTCCACACACTAATACAATGGAATATCCTCCCCATAGCAGCAGCACAATGCACAACGCCAGAGGACTTCATGACACACCTACCCTATACAGTCCTTGACGGCACCACACACTAAAACATACGCCTGTTTTTACCTCTTATCTATACCATGCACacaaaaatcacagaaaataacACCATTTTCGCGTCTTTGCGTCAGGACCCCTTGCAAACAAACGTTAATGTGGTATCTtactactttatatatatatatataacacaactacCATGGCCGTCACAACAGAACTGTTTTATTTACCGAGACTGTTTCTATAAGCTTGGCGTGACTTAAGGGATCCGGACAGGTATAGTTCCGGAATTAGATAATAATAATTCAATACACTGAGCCCCCAAACATTgttgaagaagaagaagaagaagaagaagagtCATCTTCCAATCATCTACAAGATTGAATTATGTGCTTGTCGATTTCAATGTAACCTGTCACAAATAAATGCTACTGTTTCTCATTACAGAGGCTTTCttccatacatgtatagttgTTTTGATGGTAAATTATTTAGAACATAACACAGACCCTACACACGAATGTATACGATGATATTGAGCAAACATGCAAACGATGGTATTAAAAAGCAAACAGAAATATctagatatttcaataaatattgtaaaacatgttgattacattgttttctttcctaattattttgtttaccaTCTGCGTTATTGACACCACGTCAGTGCCATCTAGTGTTTTCTAGGTATGTAAGGGGATTTTTCAGTTAAAAAATGTCATAGCGATCAAGTTTCAATATaaggattgtttttttttaattatttgttttgtagCTGCATTGGGGTaagtacataattattttgtacaaaGCTCATGaagttaaatatgtatttacccCAATATAAATACACTTCGATGCAgctacaaacaacaacaaaaaatcaatCCTTAGATATTGTCATAGAAGGttacattttataaaatttgcAAAATATCCGGAATCGcatatcttataaagtaaaacGCCTTTGAGACGACCCCCGAATAAGCTTTAGTTCGCATCCGATTCAGAGTCCATATATGTTGATCATTGATATTGGTTCAGGGCGTCTGAACAGAAGACATTTCTCAATAATTTTAAAGcttgtgtaaaatgtttacattcaTATCTTACAAATATCATGTTGAATTCTTTAGGTTCATATTATAAATACCCACTTCATAATaatctgaaaaaataaatgaccttctGTCTATACCAGACGGTTTtcaagccacactgacccaaTTCTActtaaatgttaaaattttattttattttcacctCATCGCTTGAAAAATGCCAAGGTTATGCGCCCTTACAAATTATCATCTTGAACAGGAGTTGTCTTtctcattttgttttatctgttcgCTTCTCACCATTTGTCTCATTCTCACATACACGCACAATACATTAACCAATGCTAATTTCATTCATTAAATagcattaaaaaacaaaatgttgaacatacatgtacaaaggaAAAGTTACTGCTTAGGAAATCTTATCAgatgttattttgatttttatatgtCTTATAGATATCGCGAGCAGGAtaaattttgttatataatgcATTGAATATTTCTCACCTtttgatgatgattttgttttgtgtttaatgTCCTTTCAACAGCCCTGCTCCCctgtaaaatataaactttatttattttgcaacaATTGCGAATCAAATTATACTAACTTATTATGTTAATCACTCTGGTTGACTCGGACAGAAGAGCGGAAGATGTCTTTCTGtcagagaaaacccacgtggtggAGTAGATGACCCAATACCCGTTTCATGTCCGATAGGTACATGTGTAAATTGAAACCAAGCGGCCAATGTACATGtcttaccactgtgtcacccagCCATCCTCCTGTTTGTTTAAGGTCCATACGAGTGTGACTTTATTcgtgttttggaaggctgcggtatgttcgtgtttgtctccctGTGATAGCGCTGAACAAACTGATGCcaattttatagtgctacctcactgaatcatactgccgaagacgccCAGTGAGTTATACACCTTTGAGTCAACTCGTACAGAATGATGACAGAATGAAAACTTTTCTCTGGTGTGCATTGCAAAGGTGTGT
This window harbors:
- the LOC117319230 gene encoding transmembrane protein 79-like, whose translation is MASGLSPRLLSLLKFRLAVTVSASIFFIIGGYYKFPFALPVMTSTSEKLIFTMRCQLFGALTLFMGIHGVGGVRAKSDAASDPIRGNGEHLVYVPKRILQNTVEQFVFHFIGQLVLCTYLSSEAMKIIPVLVALFVIARIVYQITYKIDAMLRIYGFMNHPEIDDN